In the Geobacter sp. FeAm09 genome, one interval contains:
- a CDS encoding ExeA family protein → MYCDFFGFSEKPFTITPNPHFIYLSGNHREAFAHLLYGIDSHAGFIAMTGEVGTGKTTVLRTLLSQLDPEKYKSALIFNPCLSGEQLLASICRDFGIEPVEKNSFAYLEALNRYLLEQNAAGRTLVLVIDEAQNLAPEVLEQVRLISNLETEQDKLIQIILAGQPELDDVFNRHDLRQLNQRITVRCRLSPMGLDDTTEYISHRVKISGSRIPGLFTPGAVKRIYRFSGGIPRLINVACEQALLLAWTRESLTVTPDIAARVIAEAGAVAPRRGLWERITGLLFPGK, encoded by the coding sequence ATGTACTGTGACTTTTTCGGCTTCAGCGAAAAACCGTTTACCATCACGCCCAATCCCCACTTCATCTACCTGAGCGGCAACCACCGGGAGGCGTTCGCCCACCTCCTGTACGGCATCGACAGCCATGCCGGTTTCATCGCCATGACCGGCGAGGTGGGAACCGGCAAGACCACGGTGCTGCGCACCCTGCTGTCGCAACTCGATCCGGAAAAGTACAAGAGCGCCCTGATCTTCAACCCCTGCCTCTCGGGCGAGCAGCTCCTGGCCAGCATCTGCCGCGATTTCGGCATCGAGCCCGTTGAAAAGAACAGTTTCGCCTACCTGGAGGCCCTCAACCGCTACCTCCTGGAGCAGAATGCCGCAGGCCGCACCCTGGTGCTGGTGATCGACGAGGCCCAGAACCTGGCGCCGGAGGTCCTGGAACAGGTGCGCCTCATCTCCAATCTGGAGACGGAGCAGGACAAGCTGATCCAGATCATCCTGGCCGGTCAGCCCGAGCTGGACGACGTCTTCAACCGCCACGACCTGCGGCAGCTCAACCAGCGGATCACGGTGCGCTGCCGGCTGTCGCCCATGGGGCTCGACGATACGACGGAGTATATCAGCCATCGCGTCAAGATTTCCGGCAGCCGCATCCCGGGGCTCTTCACCCCTGGCGCGGTGAAACGGATCTACCGCTTCTCGGGCGGTATCCCCCGCCTGATCAACGTTGCCTGCGAACAGGCGCTGCTTTTGGCCTGGACGCGGGAAAGCCTGACGGTGACGCCGGACATCGCTGCCCGGGTCATTGCCGAAGCCGGGGCCGTAGCCCCCCGCAGGGGACTGTGGGAACGAATCACCGGACTGCTCTTCCCAGGAAAGTGA
- the argF gene encoding ornithine carbamoyltransferase, which yields MARHFLALHDYNKTELDGMLTLARELKAKQKQGVPHRLLDGKALAMIFEKSSTRTRISFEVGMFQLGGHGLFISNKDSQIGRGEPIRDTARVMSRYCDGVMIRTFGQEIVDEFARYASVPVINGLTDLFHPCQIMADLLTVVEHKGSYQGLKFAWVGDGNNMANTWIEAAAIFGFDLALACPAGYRPDQTVLAWAEAKAPGRITVTDDPKAAVAGADVINTDVWASMGQEAEQKEREQAFAGYCLDDALLALAKPDAVVLHCLPAHRGEEISDSVIEGKNSVVWDEAENRLHVQKAIMATLMG from the coding sequence ATGGCGCGGCATTTTCTGGCGTTGCACGATTACAATAAGACAGAACTCGACGGCATGCTGACCCTGGCGCGGGAGCTGAAGGCGAAGCAGAAACAGGGCGTCCCCCACCGGCTTTTGGACGGCAAGGCCCTGGCCATGATCTTCGAAAAGTCCTCCACCCGGACCCGCATCTCCTTCGAGGTGGGGATGTTCCAACTGGGGGGCCACGGCCTCTTCATCTCCAACAAGGATTCCCAGATCGGGCGCGGCGAGCCGATCAGGGATACGGCACGGGTCATGTCCCGCTACTGCGACGGCGTGATGATCCGGACCTTCGGCCAGGAGATCGTGGACGAATTCGCCCGCTACGCCTCCGTGCCGGTGATCAACGGCCTGACCGACCTGTTCCATCCCTGCCAGATCATGGCCGACCTCCTGACGGTTGTGGAACACAAGGGCAGCTACCAGGGACTGAAGTTCGCCTGGGTGGGGGACGGCAACAACATGGCCAACACCTGGATCGAGGCGGCGGCCATCTTCGGCTTCGACCTGGCCCTGGCCTGTCCGGCCGGCTACCGGCCGGACCAGACGGTGCTGGCCTGGGCCGAGGCCAAGGCCCCGGGCCGGATCACCGTGACGGACGATCCCAAGGCGGCGGTGGCGGGGGCCGACGTGATCAACACCGACGTGTGGGCCAGCATGGGACAGGAAGCGGAGCAGAAGGAGCGGGAGCAGGCCTTTGCCGGCTACTGCCTGGATGATGCCCTGCTGGCTCTGGCCAAGCCGGACGCCGTCGTCCTGCACTGCCTCCCCGCCCACCGCGGCGAGGAGATCTCCGACTCGGTCATCGAAGGGAAAAATTCGGTGGTGTGGGACGAGGCCGAGAACCGGCTGCATGTGCAGAAGGCGATCATGGCGACACTCATGGGGTAG
- a CDS encoding type II toxin-antitoxin system MqsA family antitoxin, translating to MTNPVCPETGAPMYRGVRPMTLAYKGKNVTFDMPGWYCDQSEESIHTSEDMKVSDRMLNRLKAQGEGLLEPEEIRRIRKKLHLSQEAAGLLIGGGPRAFQKYENGDLVPSRAISSALALLDHDPESLSVLEIRSKAA from the coding sequence ATGACTAATCCCGTCTGTCCTGAAACAGGTGCACCGATGTATCGCGGCGTGCGTCCTATGACTCTAGCCTACAAAGGGAAGAACGTCACTTTCGATATGCCTGGCTGGTATTGTGACCAATCAGAGGAGAGTATCCATACCAGCGAGGACATGAAAGTTTCCGACCGGATGTTAAACCGTCTCAAGGCACAAGGCGAGGGTTTGCTTGAGCCGGAAGAAATTCGGCGTATTCGTAAAAAACTTCATCTCTCGCAGGAAGCCGCAGGACTTTTAATCGGTGGTGGTCCGAGGGCTTTCCAAAAATATGAGAATGGAGACTTGGTGCCGAGTCGGGCTATAAGTAGTGCTCTCGCTTTGTTAGATCACGATCCAGAGTCTTTATCGGTACTTGAGATACGGAGTAAAGCTGCTTAG
- a CDS encoding acetylornithine transaminase: MNTQQWIEKSDKYIMKTYGRYPIVPVKGEGCRLWDADGREYLDFLGGVAVNNLGHCHPAVVAALQKQAAELIHCSNYYQIPQQIELAELLCSHSFADKAFFCNSGAEANEAAIKLARKYSRDKFGPERYEIITAAESFHGRTMATVSATGQEKVQRFFDPLLHGFKHVPFDDVAALEAAVTPNTCAVMLEPIQGEGGVNVPSPGYFREVRRICDQHGLILIFDEVQVGMGRTGKLFAYEHFDVLPDIMTLAKALAGGAPIGTMLARDEFAAAFVPGTHGSTFGGNPLVCAAAIATVRTILEEGILNRTEEIGEYLLGELETLGRKYPFVKGVRGIGLMIGMSLAIPGAEIVKKGHVKGLLLNVTHDTVLRFVPPLVVTKQEITQMIAILDGILAEVEA; this comes from the coding sequence ATGAACACACAACAATGGATTGAAAAATCGGATAAATACATCATGAAGACCTACGGACGCTACCCCATCGTGCCGGTGAAGGGAGAGGGGTGTCGCCTGTGGGATGCCGACGGCAGGGAATACCTCGATTTCCTCGGCGGGGTCGCGGTCAACAACCTGGGGCACTGCCATCCCGCGGTGGTCGCGGCCCTGCAGAAACAGGCCGCCGAGCTGATCCACTGCTCCAACTACTACCAGATCCCGCAGCAGATCGAACTGGCCGAGCTTCTGTGCAGCCATTCCTTTGCCGACAAGGCCTTTTTCTGCAACTCCGGGGCAGAGGCCAACGAGGCGGCCATCAAGCTGGCCCGCAAGTACAGCCGCGACAAATTCGGTCCCGAACGCTACGAGATCATTACCGCCGCCGAGTCGTTCCACGGCCGCACCATGGCCACCGTCTCCGCCACCGGACAGGAGAAGGTGCAGCGCTTCTTCGATCCGCTGCTGCACGGCTTCAAGCACGTCCCCTTCGACGATGTCGCCGCCCTGGAGGCGGCCGTCACGCCCAACACCTGCGCCGTCATGCTGGAGCCGATCCAGGGGGAGGGGGGCGTCAACGTCCCTTCGCCCGGCTATTTCCGCGAGGTGCGCCGCATCTGCGACCAGCACGGCCTGATCCTGATCTTCGACGAGGTGCAGGTGGGCATGGGGCGTACCGGCAAGCTCTTTGCCTACGAACACTTCGACGTGCTCCCCGACATCATGACCCTGGCCAAGGCCCTGGCCGGCGGTGCGCCCATCGGCACCATGCTGGCCCGGGACGAGTTTGCCGCAGCCTTTGTACCCGGCACCCACGGCTCCACCTTCGGCGGCAACCCGCTGGTCTGCGCGGCGGCCATCGCCACGGTGCGCACCATCCTGGAAGAGGGGATCCTCAACCGCACCGAGGAGATCGGCGAGTACCTGCTGGGCGAACTGGAAACCCTGGGGAGGAAGTATCCCTTTGTCAAGGGGGTGCGCGGCATCGGCCTGATGATCGGCATGAGTCTGGCCATCCCCGGCGCCGAGATCGTCAAGAAGGGGCACGTCAAGGGCCTTCTGCTCAACGTGACCCACGACACGGTGCTGCGCTTCGTGCCGCCACTGGTGGTCACCAAGCAGGAAATAACGCAGATGATCGCAATCCTCGACGGCATTCTGGCCGAGGTCGAGGCATAA
- a CDS encoding argininosuccinate synthase: MAKTQKQEIKKIVLAYSGGLDTSIILKWLKNEYGCKVVAFSADLGQGDELAPIREKALATGADKVYIDDLREEFVRDFVFPMFRASAIYEGHYLLGTSIARPLIAKRQMEIAAKEKCDAVSHGATGKGNDQVRFELAYYHFNPAIKVVAPWREWDLNSRQALIEYAKKNGIPIPVTKKRPWSSDRNMLHISFEGGILEDTWAEAPEEMYVLTTAPEKAPNKPQYVEIEFRNGNAVAVDGEQMTPAQLLAHLNFLGGQHGIGRVDLLENRSVGMKSRGVYETPGGTILREAHSAVEQITMDREVLRIRDSLIPEYARQVYGGYWFSPERQMLQTLIDDSQKCVNGVARVKLYKGLCRTVGRKSDTDSLFNLDFATFEKDQVFNQADAEGFIKINSLRLRIRSLMQANRKK, from the coding sequence ATGGCAAAAACTCAGAAGCAGGAAATCAAGAAGATCGTCCTGGCCTATTCGGGCGGCCTGGATACCTCCATCATCCTCAAGTGGCTCAAGAACGAGTATGGCTGCAAGGTGGTCGCCTTTTCGGCCGACCTGGGGCAGGGGGACGAACTGGCGCCGATCCGCGAGAAGGCCCTGGCCACGGGTGCCGACAAGGTGTACATCGACGACCTGCGGGAAGAGTTCGTGCGGGATTTCGTGTTCCCCATGTTCCGCGCCAGCGCCATCTACGAGGGGCACTACCTGCTGGGCACCTCCATCGCCCGGCCGCTGATCGCCAAGCGCCAGATGGAGATCGCCGCCAAGGAGAAGTGCGACGCCGTCTCCCACGGGGCCACCGGCAAGGGTAACGACCAGGTCCGTTTCGAACTGGCCTACTATCACTTCAATCCCGCCATCAAGGTCGTGGCCCCCTGGCGCGAGTGGGACCTGAACAGCCGCCAGGCCCTGATCGAATACGCCAAGAAGAACGGCATCCCGATCCCGGTCACCAAGAAGCGCCCCTGGTCCTCGGACCGCAACATGCTGCACATCTCCTTCGAGGGGGGCATCCTGGAGGACACCTGGGCCGAGGCGCCCGAAGAGATGTACGTGCTGACCACGGCGCCGGAAAAGGCCCCCAACAAGCCCCAGTACGTGGAGATCGAGTTCAGGAACGGCAACGCCGTGGCCGTAGACGGCGAGCAGATGACGCCGGCCCAGCTTTTGGCCCACCTCAACTTCCTGGGTGGCCAGCACGGCATCGGCCGGGTGGACCTGCTGGAAAACCGCTCGGTGGGTATGAAGTCCCGCGGCGTGTACGAGACCCCCGGCGGCACCATCCTGCGCGAAGCCCACTCGGCGGTGGAGCAGATCACCATGGACCGTGAAGTCCTGCGTATCCGCGACAGCCTCATCCCCGAGTACGCCCGCCAGGTCTACGGCGGCTACTGGTTCTCCCCCGAGCGCCAGATGCTCCAGACCCTCATCGACGATTCCCAGAAGTGCGTCAACGGCGTGGCCCGCGTCAAGCTGTACAAGGGACTCTGCCGCACCGTGGGGCGCAAGTCCGATACCGATTCGCTCTTCAACCTGGATTTCGCCACCTTCGAAAAGGATCAGGTCTTCAACCAGGCCGATGCGGAGGGCTTCATCAAGATCAATTCGCTCCGGCTCCGGATCAGGTCGCTGATGCAGGCCAACCGGAAGAAATAG
- the argH gene encoding argininosuccinate lyase codes for MSKDKLWGGRFTQPTDKFVEEFTASIQFDKRLYHQDIRGSIAHARMLGKQGIIPMEDVEQIVHGLQQILQQIEAGEFDFSIALEDIHMNIEARLSTKIGEAGKRLHTGRSRNDQVALDIRLYLRDEIVAISTYLDLLIDALLGQAEANLDVIMPGFTHLQTAQPILFSHHLMAYVEMFKRDKGRMEDCLKRVNVLPLGAGALAGTTFPIDREYVAEQLNFPTITRNSLDSVSDRDFALEFLAASSILMMHLSRFSEELILWSTSEFKFIELSDGFCTGSSIMPQKKNPDVPELVRGKTGRVYGNLMALLTVMKSLPLAYNKDMQEDKEPLFDTIDTVKGSLKIFADMIREMRINGETMRSAAGYGFSTATDVADYLVRKGLPFRDAHEVVGKAVAYCVENEMDIIELSLAEWQLFSAKIDNDIFGAITVEASVNARNVPGGTARARVESEIRTAREGK; via the coding sequence ATGTCCAAAGACAAGCTGTGGGGCGGCCGCTTCACCCAGCCCACCGATAAATTCGTCGAGGAGTTCACCGCCTCGATCCAGTTCGACAAGCGCCTCTACCACCAGGATATCCGGGGCTCCATCGCCCATGCCCGCATGCTGGGCAAGCAGGGGATCATCCCCATGGAGGATGTGGAGCAGATCGTCCACGGCCTGCAGCAGATCCTGCAACAGATCGAGGCGGGCGAGTTCGACTTTTCCATCGCCCTGGAAGACATCCACATGAATATCGAGGCGCGGCTCTCCACCAAGATCGGCGAGGCGGGCAAGCGCCTGCACACCGGCCGCTCGCGCAACGATCAGGTGGCCCTGGACATCCGCCTCTACCTGCGGGACGAGATCGTGGCTATCTCCACCTACCTGGACCTGCTGATCGACGCCCTGCTGGGGCAGGCCGAGGCGAACCTGGACGTGATCATGCCCGGCTTCACCCATCTGCAGACCGCCCAGCCGATCCTGTTCAGCCACCACCTCATGGCCTACGTGGAGATGTTCAAGCGCGACAAGGGGCGCATGGAGGACTGCCTGAAGCGGGTCAACGTGCTCCCCCTGGGGGCGGGCGCCCTGGCCGGCACCACCTTCCCCATCGACCGGGAGTACGTGGCCGAGCAACTGAATTTCCCCACCATCACCCGCAACTCCCTGGACTCGGTCTCGGACCGGGATTTCGCCCTGGAGTTCCTGGCCGCGTCGTCGATCCTGATGATGCACCTGTCCCGCTTCTCCGAGGAGCTGATCCTCTGGTCCACCAGCGAGTTCAAGTTCATCGAGCTGTCGGACGGCTTCTGCACCGGCTCGTCCATCATGCCCCAGAAGAAGAACCCGGACGTGCCGGAACTGGTGCGGGGCAAGACCGGCAGGGTCTACGGCAACCTGATGGCGCTTCTGACGGTGATGAAGTCGCTGCCGCTGGCCTACAACAAGGACATGCAGGAGGACAAGGAGCCGCTCTTCGACACCATCGACACGGTCAAGGGGAGCCTCAAGATCTTCGCCGACATGATCAGGGAGATGCGGATCAACGGGGAGACCATGCGCAGTGCCGCCGGTTACGGTTTCTCCACCGCCACCGACGTGGCCGACTACCTGGTGCGCAAGGGGCTGCCCTTCCGCGACGCCCACGAGGTGGTGGGGAAGGCGGTGGCCTACTGCGTGGAGAACGAGATGGACATCATCGAGCTTTCCCTGGCCGAGTGGCAACTGTTTTCGGCCAAGATCGACAATGACATCTTCGGGGCCATAACCGTCGAAGCCAGCGTCAATGCCCGCAATGTGCCCGGCGGCACCGCCCGGGCCCGGGTGGAGAGTGAAATCCGCACCGCGCGAGAGGGAAAGTAG
- a CDS encoding hybrid sensor histidine kinase/response regulator, producing the protein MQHNEGLQPSNKPETVLIVDDEQVIRELCEKVLKEYRILQAGNCAEALQLYQQEHCDLILADVMMPGGSGIDLLSQVKSLDPNAVVIIMTGFSQKEIILNALKEGADDFINKPLNLLQLRTAVEKSLARKRLREELASLKRLDRFKSNFLSLISHKLRTPITAISLFLQNVERGIYDQNDQIFRQNIKLVNNEVEYLGRLVSDLLSFSKVMEGREGLSLEPCDLNSILVEVIGASERKEGIETEFHPSPLPVLQLDRGKITFAFQQVIENAYKFSGETGQVSITLRSTGDAVHVAVADTGIGIPRDELSKVFEKFYQADPDNAGQVRGFGLGLFYAREFVRQHGGSITIDSVPQQGSTVTVTLPLQ; encoded by the coding sequence ATGCAGCATAACGAGGGCCTCCAGCCGTCGAACAAGCCGGAAACGGTCCTTATCGTGGACGACGAGCAGGTTATCCGCGAACTGTGCGAAAAGGTCCTCAAGGAGTATCGCATCCTTCAGGCCGGCAATTGCGCAGAGGCGCTGCAACTCTATCAGCAGGAACATTGCGACCTGATCCTGGCCGACGTGATGATGCCGGGGGGGTCGGGCATCGACCTGCTCAGCCAGGTAAAGAGCCTGGACCCCAACGCGGTCGTGATCATCATGACCGGGTTTTCCCAGAAGGAGATCATCCTCAATGCCCTCAAGGAGGGGGCGGACGACTTCATCAACAAGCCCCTCAACCTGCTGCAGCTCAGGACCGCCGTAGAAAAGTCCCTGGCCAGGAAGCGGCTCAGGGAGGAGTTGGCCAGCCTCAAACGGCTCGACCGCTTCAAGAGCAACTTCCTCTCCCTCATCTCCCACAAGCTGCGTACGCCGATCACCGCCATCTCGCTCTTTCTCCAGAACGTGGAAAGGGGGATCTACGATCAGAACGACCAGATATTCCGCCAGAATATCAAGCTCGTCAACAACGAGGTCGAGTATCTGGGACGCCTGGTGTCGGACCTGCTCTCCTTCAGCAAGGTCATGGAGGGACGCGAGGGACTGAGCCTGGAGCCGTGCGACCTGAACAGCATCCTGGTGGAGGTCATCGGGGCGTCGGAGCGCAAGGAGGGGATCGAGACGGAGTTCCACCCATCGCCCCTGCCCGTGCTGCAGCTTGACCGGGGGAAGATCACCTTCGCCTTTCAGCAGGTCATAGAAAACGCCTACAAGTTTTCCGGCGAAACCGGGCAGGTGTCCATCACGCTGCGCAGCACCGGAGACGCTGTGCACGTGGCCGTCGCCGATACCGGCATCGGCATCCCCCGCGACGAGTTGTCCAAGGTCTTCGAGAAGTTCTACCAGGCAGACCCGGACAATGCCGGCCAGGTGCGGGGCTTCGGGCTGGGGCTGTTCTACGCCCGCGAGTTCGTGCGCCAGCATGGCGGTTCCATCACCATCGACAGCGTGCCGCAGCAGGGGAGCACGGTCACGGTGACGTTGCCCTTGCAATAA
- a CDS encoding type II toxin-antitoxin system MqsR family toxin, with product MAEKRKPTYDLDAFKAVFASTERLAVTGTALRGAASLGFGKAEIVTTIQSMKRGHFYKSMTSYADARQWQDVYHVPSPVGMIYVKFTADVVTEFLLLSFKEKDND from the coding sequence ATGGCCGAAAAACGGAAGCCCACATATGATCTTGATGCGTTTAAGGCCGTATTTGCAAGTACCGAAAGACTTGCCGTCACAGGTACAGCGCTACGCGGGGCCGCTTCGCTTGGATTCGGCAAAGCCGAAATAGTGACCACCATTCAGAGTATGAAGCGAGGTCATTTCTATAAATCAATGACATCCTATGCCGATGCCCGACAATGGCAGGATGTCTATCACGTACCCTCCCCAGTGGGGATGATTTATGTGAAATTTACCGCCGACGTCGTCACAGAGTTTTTGTTGTTGTCGTTTAAGGAGAAAGATAATGACTAA
- the argB gene encoding acetylglutamate kinase — MEHLIGKANTLMEALPYIRRFSGKTFVIKYGGHAMADERLKASFALDVIMLKSLGINAVIVHGGGPQINQTLKRYGIVSEFVRGMRVTDAETMSVVEMVLVGQVNKEVVGYLNQHGGRAVGLSGKDGTLLLSKKLLQEIKTEDGSHETVDIGYVGDVVKVNTDLIKTLESGRYLPVIAPVGVGPEGESYNINADLVAGRVAAALNAEKLILLTDIEGVKDKSGTLLGSIAVADMHRLIEEEAITGGMIPKVVCCADALNEGVKKAHIIDGRVEHAVLLEIFTDGGIGTEIVK, encoded by the coding sequence ATGGAACACCTGATAGGGAAGGCCAATACGCTGATGGAGGCGCTGCCGTACATCAGGCGTTTTTCGGGAAAGACGTTCGTCATCAAGTACGGCGGTCATGCCATGGCCGACGAGCGGCTGAAGGCATCCTTTGCCCTGGATGTGATCATGCTCAAGTCCCTGGGGATCAATGCGGTCATCGTGCACGGCGGCGGCCCGCAGATCAACCAGACCCTCAAGCGCTATGGGATCGTCTCCGAATTTGTCCGCGGCATGCGGGTCACCGACGCGGAAACCATGTCGGTGGTGGAGATGGTGCTGGTCGGCCAGGTGAACAAGGAGGTCGTGGGCTACCTGAACCAGCACGGCGGCCGCGCCGTCGGGCTTTCCGGCAAGGACGGCACCCTGCTTCTGTCCAAAAAGCTGCTCCAGGAGATCAAGACGGAGGACGGCTCCCACGAGACGGTGGACATCGGCTATGTGGGGGACGTGGTCAAGGTCAACACCGACCTGATCAAGACCCTGGAGAGCGGGAGATATCTGCCGGTGATCGCGCCGGTGGGGGTCGGGCCCGAAGGGGAGAGCTACAACATCAACGCCGACCTGGTGGCCGGCCGGGTGGCGGCGGCCCTGAACGCCGAGAAGCTGATCCTCCTGACCGATATCGAAGGGGTCAAGGACAAGAGCGGCACCCTGCTCGGCAGCATCGCCGTGGCCGACATGCACCGCCTGATCGAGGAAGAGGCCATTACCGGCGGCATGATCCCCAAGGTGGTCTGCTGCGCCGACGCCCTGAACGAAGGGGTCAAGAAGGCCCACATCATCGATGGCCGGGTGGAGCACGCGGTGCTGCTGGAGATATTTACCGATGGCGGCATAGGCACGGAAATCGTGAAATGA